The following coding sequences lie in one Xanthomonas hyacinthi genomic window:
- a CDS encoding dihydroxy-acid dehydratase produces MEDFYYAGGLPAVMRELGAALDLGALTVNGRSLGENVAQAPCWNRAVIHALDTPFREQAGSAVLRGNLAPDGAVIKPSAAVPHLLRHRGRAVVFESIEDMKTRIDDEALDIAPTPARGWSRLYVEYVEHVQQAHLGADLDFLVGGSGAVVARDWH; encoded by the coding sequence ATGGAAGATTTCTACTACGCTGGCGGGCTGCCGGCGGTGATGCGCGAACTCGGCGCCGCGCTGGACCTGGGCGCGCTCACCGTCAACGGCCGCAGCCTCGGCGAGAACGTGGCGCAGGCACCGTGCTGGAACCGCGCGGTGATCCACGCGCTGGACACGCCGTTCCGCGAGCAGGCCGGCAGCGCCGTGCTGCGCGGCAACCTGGCCCCGGACGGCGCGGTGATCAAGCCCTCGGCCGCGGTGCCGCACCTGCTGCGGCACCGCGGCCGCGCGGTGGTGTTCGAAAGCATCGAGGACATGAAGACGCGCATCGACGACGAGGCGCTGGACATTGCCCCAACCCCGGCGCGCGGCTGGAGCAGGCTGTACGTGGAGTACGTGGAGCACGTGCAACAGGCGCACCTGGGCGCGGACCTGGATTTCCTGGTCGGCGGCAGCGGCGCCGTGGTGGCGCGCGACTGGCATTGA